From Streptomyces sp. NBC_00690, a single genomic window includes:
- a CDS encoding amino acid ABC transporter permease codes for MTVDIEKTGPDDTPPPPTTRPEAIKAIPVRHYGRYITAFIAIALFALVVNAFSQGKINWGAIPDYFFDDRILDGVWETLVLTFLSMLIGIVGGILLAVMRLSKNPVTSSIAWFYIWFFRGTPVLVQLFVWFNLGLVFDTINLGFYQDEWSDFMTPMLTALLGLGLNEAAYMAEICRAGLLSVDEGQTEASHALGMSQSKTLRRVVIPQAMRVIVPPTGNEVINMLKTTSLVAAVQFTELFRQAQNIGQSSGAPVEMYFLAAAWYLVMTSILSVGQYYLERHYARGSSRSLPPTPFQKIKSTVFSVRRPKGVSA; via the coding sequence TCCCGGTCCGCCACTACGGCCGTTACATCACCGCGTTCATCGCGATCGCGCTCTTCGCGCTGGTGGTCAACGCCTTCTCCCAGGGCAAGATCAACTGGGGTGCCATCCCCGACTACTTCTTCGACGACCGCATTCTGGACGGCGTCTGGGAGACCCTGGTCCTCACCTTCCTGTCGATGCTGATCGGCATCGTCGGAGGCATCCTCCTCGCGGTGATGCGCCTCTCCAAGAACCCCGTGACCTCGTCCATCGCCTGGTTCTACATCTGGTTCTTCCGCGGCACCCCGGTCCTGGTCCAGCTCTTCGTCTGGTTCAACCTGGGGCTCGTCTTCGACACCATCAACCTCGGCTTCTACCAGGACGAGTGGTCCGACTTCATGACGCCGATGCTCACGGCGCTCCTGGGGCTCGGTCTGAACGAGGCCGCGTACATGGCGGAGATCTGCCGTGCGGGTCTGCTCTCGGTCGACGAGGGGCAGACGGAGGCGTCGCACGCGCTCGGCATGAGCCAGAGCAAGACACTGCGCCGTGTCGTGATACCGCAGGCGATGCGGGTCATCGTGCCGCCGACCGGCAATGAAGTCATCAACATGCTCAAGACGACCTCGTTGGTCGCCGCGGTCCAGTTCACGGAGTTGTTCCGGCAGGCGCAGAACATCGGCCAGTCCTCCGGCGCCCCGGTGGAGATGTACTTCCTGGCCGCCGCCTGGTACCTGGTGATGACGTCGATCCTGAGCGTGGGCCAGTACTACCTGGAGCGGCACTACGCACGCGGCTCCAGCCGCAGCCTGCCACCCACCCCGTTCCAGAAGATCAAGTCGACCGTGTTCTCGGTGCGTCGTCCGAAGGGAGTCTCCGCATGA
- a CDS encoding amino acid ABC transporter ATP-binding protein: MSTNAMVKAEGVHKSFGPIEVLKGIDLEVAPREVFCLIGPSGSGKSTFLRCINHLEKVNAGRLYVDGELVGYRQKGDKLYELKDSEVAVKRRDIGMVFQRFNLFPHMTALANVMEAPVQVKGEARAVARARAEQLLDRVGLADKAMSYPSQLSGGQQQRVAIARALAMEPKLMLFDEPTSALDPELVGDVLDVMRGLAEDGMTMVVVTHEMGFAREVGDALVFMDDGVVVESGHPRDVLTNPQHDRTKSFLSKVL; the protein is encoded by the coding sequence ATGAGCACGAACGCCATGGTCAAGGCGGAGGGCGTGCACAAGTCCTTCGGTCCCATCGAGGTCCTCAAGGGCATTGACCTGGAGGTCGCCCCCCGGGAGGTCTTCTGTCTGATCGGCCCGTCCGGATCCGGCAAGTCGACCTTCCTGCGCTGCATCAACCATCTGGAGAAGGTCAACGCCGGACGGCTCTACGTCGACGGCGAACTGGTCGGCTACCGCCAGAAGGGCGACAAGCTCTACGAGTTGAAGGACAGCGAGGTCGCCGTCAAGCGCCGGGACATCGGCATGGTCTTCCAGCGGTTCAACCTGTTCCCCCATATGACGGCCCTCGCGAACGTCATGGAGGCCCCGGTCCAGGTCAAGGGCGAGGCACGGGCCGTGGCGCGCGCCCGGGCCGAGCAACTCCTCGACCGGGTGGGCCTCGCGGACAAGGCCATGAGCTACCCGTCGCAGCTCTCGGGTGGTCAGCAACAGCGGGTGGCGATCGCCCGGGCGCTGGCGATGGAGCCGAAGCTGATGCTGTTCGACGAGCCGACGTCCGCCCTTGACCCCGAACTCGTGGGCGACGTACTGGATGTGATGCGCGGTCTGGCCGAGGACGGCATGACGATGGTCGTCGTCACCCATGAGATGGGCTTCGCCCGCGAGGTCGGCGACGCACTCGTCTTCATGGACGACGGCGTGGTGGTCGAGTCGGGACATCCGCGCGATGTGCTGACCAATCCGCAGCACGACCGGACGAAGTCCTTCCTGTCGAAGGTGCTCTGA
- a CDS encoding class I SAM-dependent methyltransferase: MGEAQMPRSADWDAWQRSWDRQQEWYMPDREERFQVMLDMVEATVGPAPRVLDLACGTGTISDRLLARMPDATSTGVDLDPALLTIGRGHFAGDDRVTLVTADLTDPEWPAKLPHDTYDAVLTATALHWLRLGPLAALYGQLAQLVRDDGVFLNADRMIDGSTPRINAAESAHRHARMDRAKAAGAVDWSEWWALAGRDPALSGPVAERFAIYGEHADGETPSAHWHVETLRAAGFGEARTVWSSPSDCLVLALK; the protein is encoded by the coding sequence ATGGGAGAGGCGCAGATGCCCCGAAGCGCGGACTGGGATGCGTGGCAGCGGAGCTGGGACCGTCAACAAGAGTGGTACATGCCCGATCGCGAGGAGCGGTTCCAGGTCATGTTGGACATGGTCGAGGCGACCGTGGGGCCCGCACCGCGGGTGCTGGACCTCGCCTGTGGCACCGGCACCATCAGCGACCGCCTCCTCGCCCGCATGCCCGACGCCACCAGCACCGGTGTCGACCTCGACCCGGCGCTGCTGACGATCGGGCGGGGGCATTTCGCCGGGGACGACCGCGTCACCCTGGTCACCGCCGACCTCACCGATCCCGAGTGGCCCGCGAAGCTGCCCCACGACACGTACGACGCCGTGCTGACCGCGACAGCCCTGCACTGGCTTCGGCTGGGGCCGCTGGCCGCGCTGTACGGACAACTCGCCCAGCTCGTGCGGGACGACGGGGTCTTCCTCAACGCCGACCGCATGATCGACGGCTCCACCCCGCGGATCAACGCGGCCGAGAGTGCCCACCGGCACGCCCGGATGGACCGGGCCAAGGCTGCGGGCGCCGTCGACTGGTCCGAGTGGTGGGCGCTGGCGGGCCGGGACCCCGCGCTCTCCGGGCCGGTGGCCGAGCGCTTCGCGATCTACGGCGAGCACGCCGACGGTGAGACGCCCTCCGCCCACTGGCACGTTGAAACCCTCCGAGCGGCCGGGTTCGGCGAAGCGCGCACCGTCTGGTCGTCCCCGTCGGACTGCCTGGTTCTCGCCCTGAAGTGA
- a CDS encoding sigma-70 family RNA polymerase sigma factor, which translates to MGRAEEDATLHAFVEGRRSALFRSAYLLCGDRDEADDLVQTTLVKVVLGGRRHLRLDNIEAYARKTLINTFIASRRRFWRREYAYAEIPDQARVPEADRETGLLVREALARLTPRQRAVVVLRYWEDMTVSATAELLDMRENTVKSHAARGLAALRAEVREELV; encoded by the coding sequence ATGGGGCGGGCCGAAGAAGATGCCACGCTGCACGCATTCGTGGAGGGGAGGCGCTCGGCGCTCTTTCGCAGCGCCTATCTGCTCTGCGGCGACCGGGACGAGGCCGATGACCTCGTACAGACGACCCTCGTCAAGGTCGTCCTCGGAGGACGGCGGCATCTGCGTCTGGACAACATCGAGGCGTATGCGCGCAAGACCCTGATCAACACCTTCATCGCCTCCCGGCGGCGGTTTTGGCGGCGGGAATATGCGTACGCGGAGATTCCCGACCAGGCCCGGGTCCCGGAGGCCGACAGGGAGACGGGCCTACTGGTCCGAGAGGCCCTGGCGCGGCTCACACCACGGCAGCGCGCCGTGGTCGTGCTGCGCTACTGGGAGGACATGACGGTCTCGGCCACCGCGGAACTGCTCGACATGCGGGAGAACACGGTGAAGAGCCATGCGGCCCGCGGACTCGCCGCGCTGCGGGCCGAGGTGCGGGAGGAACTCGTATGA